In Ruminococcaceae bacterium R-25, a genomic segment contains:
- a CDS encoding putative ribosomally synthesized six-cysteine peptide SCIFF has translation MTRIVTVETRDLEKSAKEGGCGECQTSCQSACKTSCGVANQPCEQLNK, from the coding sequence ATGACAAGAATCGTTACAGTTGAGACAAGAGATCTCGAGAAGTCAGCTAAGGAAGGCGGATGCGGCGAGTGCCAGACATCTTGCCAGTCTGCATGCAAGACATCCTGCGGTGTTGCTAACCAGCCTTGCGAGCAGCTCAACAAATAA
- a CDS encoding general stress protein 26: MTHDEIINLIDRSLFAEIGYTDEEGRQNIRKTFCVWHKGFGGHLISTNTSSSHVKTLMKNDNVCIYFSDDNTFEGVCLFGKAVIHFDREYKELLWNEGDEKYYPKGIDDEDYCILEIVAETGRYYRYDGKGDLTKEDIKAFDAGKTYENGYSKVHTN; the protein is encoded by the coding sequence ATGACTCATGATGAAATAATTAACCTTATTGACCGTTCACTATTTGCTGAGATCGGCTATACGGATGAAGAAGGAAGACAGAATATCAGAAAGACATTCTGTGTATGGCACAAAGGTTTCGGCGGCCATCTGATATCCACAAATACAAGTTCTTCTCACGTTAAGACTCTGATGAAGAATGACAATGTGTGCATTTATTTTTCTGATGACAATACATTCGAAGGTGTCTGCTTATTTGGAAAAGCAGTCATTCATTTTGACAGGGAATATAAGGAGCTCCTTTGGAATGAAGGCGATGAGAAATACTATCCGAAGGGAATAGATGACGAGGATTATTGCATATTAGAGATTGTCGCAGAAACCGGCAGGTATTACCGTTATGATGGCAAAGGCGATCTGACTAAAGAAGATATAAAAGCTTTCGATGCAGGGAAAACATACGAAAACGGATATTCCAAAGTCCATACGAATTGA
- a CDS encoding HEAT repeat protein produces the protein MALTDALKDRILKLGSKQKLDAIVKYSNHPNEDIRITVAIALGLIPTYDSGVALITLLRDKSPMVRATACESAADIHAKVCEEYIKKLAFEETDLNVKQVAKRAYDQLKDRVA, from the coding sequence ATGGCATTAACAGACGCTTTAAAAGATAGGATATTGAAGCTGGGATCCAAGCAGAAACTTGATGCCATCGTTAAGTATTCAAACCATCCCAATGAAGACATAAGGATAACGGTAGCGATAGCTTTAGGCTTGATACCGACTTACGATTCCGGCGTGGCATTGATAACTTTGCTCAGGGATAAATCACCGATGGTAAGAGCGACCGCATGTGAATCAGCAGCTGATATACATGCAAAGGTCTGTGAGGAGTACATAAAGAAACTGGCTTTCGAAGAAACAGATCTTAATGTAAAGCAGGTAGCAAAAAGAGCATACGATCAGCTCAAAGACAGAGTAGCATAG
- a CDS encoding putative transcriptional regulator: MKETSIGDSEYKLMEIIWEYSPIASGELSTMCEMIHGWKKTTVYTMLKRLQDKGFIKSEKSTITYLIGRNELQKQQSEELVEKNFKGSLPMFVNAFLGGGKKMSKEDAQSLIDMIEQHTEE, encoded by the coding sequence ATGAAAGAAACATCTATTGGTGACAGCGAATATAAGTTGATGGAGATAATTTGGGAATATTCACCGATCGCTTCCGGCGAATTATCCACCATGTGTGAGATGATCCACGGCTGGAAAAAGACCACCGTCTATACCATGCTCAAAAGACTTCAGGACAAGGGCTTTATCAAGAGCGAAAAGTCCACGATCACATATCTTATCGGAAGAAACGAACTCCAGAAGCAGCAGAGTGAAGAACTTGTTGAAAAGAACTTTAAGGGTTCTCTGCCGATGTTCGTCAATGCCTTCTTGGGCGGCGGTAAGAAGATGAGCAAGGAAGACGCGCAGAGTCTTATAGACATGATCGAACAGCATACGGAAGAATAA
- a CDS encoding arginine/lysine/ornithine decarboxylase: MKYDNDRLGAALKLYLGTDPLPMHMPGGKRNPDFVSQAFMRDITEIGGFDNLHSPTGILKDMEDCAASIWKARNAFISVNGSSALILAAIWSAATLYPNSKILTAMNCHLSVWNAIELTGSSIVPLMPAFDIGLPFAGHVSPSDIERYLARDPSLKIVVVTSPTYEGVISDMDEIFRITRKYDALLITDSAHGAHLGLDDKFFGPDSKGDIVIKSLHKTLSSPTQTAVMLLNEGCPIEESLIRRGLDIFETSSPSYILLGGVSKCLSSLYSKGPEILKPWEEAISYAEENLRGLRNFRLWEAPVRERSKFVIMGYGDFLFDQLRGTFNIECEASFPSHMIAMTGIGDTIDSLKRFCDAVRAVDDAVDSPYAESKFISRPYPRFAMTLREAAQSRLRCVELEPEFCIGRPSGEFIYGFPPGIPILMPGEIITEDTVKVLTRGDIHLHMGGGRNYMGLIPVLP, encoded by the coding sequence ATGAAGTATGACAACGACAGGCTCGGAGCGGCATTGAAGCTCTATCTTGGAACCGATCCTCTGCCGATGCACATGCCCGGAGGCAAGCGCAATCCTGACTTCGTGTCACAGGCTTTCATGCGCGACATCACCGAGATCGGCGGATTCGATAACCTCCATTCCCCTACAGGGATACTCAAGGATATGGAAGACTGTGCGGCTTCCATCTGGAAAGCCAGGAACGCGTTCATTTCCGTAAACGGATCTTCCGCGCTTATCCTCGCAGCCATCTGGAGCGCTGCGACTCTTTATCCGAACTCGAAAATACTTACCGCGATGAACTGCCATCTGTCAGTCTGGAATGCAATAGAACTTACCGGCAGCTCCATTGTTCCTCTGATGCCCGCATTCGACATCGGACTTCCTTTCGCGGGACACGTATCACCTTCAGACATCGAGAGATATCTTGCCAGAGACCCGTCCCTTAAGATAGTTGTCGTAACGTCTCCCACTTATGAAGGCGTGATCTCGGACATGGACGAGATCTTCAGGATAACCAGAAAATACGATGCACTCCTCATTACCGACAGTGCACACGGCGCACATCTCGGATTGGACGATAAATTCTTCGGTCCGGATTCCAAGGGCGACATCGTAATAAAGAGCCTTCACAAGACATTGTCTTCTCCTACGCAGACAGCCGTAATGCTCCTTAACGAAGGGTGCCCCATAGAAGAGTCCCTTATCAGAAGAGGACTTGATATTTTCGAGACCTCCTCGCCTTCCTACATACTCTTAGGCGGCGTATCGAAGTGCCTTTCGAGTCTTTATTCGAAAGGACCTGAGATCTTAAAGCCGTGGGAAGAAGCGATATCTTATGCGGAAGAGAACTTAAGAGGCCTTCGTAATTTCAGGCTTTGGGAAGCACCCGTGAGGGAGAGATCCAAGTTCGTAATAATGGGCTACGGGGATTTCCTTTTCGACCAGCTCAGAGGAACATTCAACATCGAATGCGAAGCGAGCTTCCCTTCCCACATGATCGCAATGACAGGCATAGGCGACACGATCGATTCCTTAAAGCGCTTCTGCGACGCGGTCCGCGCGGTCGATGACGCTGTGGACAGCCCTTATGCCGAATCAAAGTTTATCTCAAGGCCTTATCCGAGATTTGCAATGACGCTCAGGGAAGCTGCACAGTCGAGACTCCGCTGCGTCGAACTCGAACCCGAATTCTGTATCGGAAGGCCTTCAGGCGAATTCATCTACGGCTTCCCGCCCGGAATACCGATCCTGATGCCCGGCGAGATCATTACAGAAGATACTGTAAAGGTCCTCACGAGGGGCGATATCCATCTTCATATGGGCGGCGGCAGGAACTATATGGGACTGATACCCGTTCTGCCTTGA
- a CDS encoding SSS family solute:Na+ symporter has product MDLAIKIIFLVVFFAVMIGIGLVTRKKANSVEGFVLGGRNAGPWLTAFGYGTSYFSAVVFIGYAGQFGWKYGVASTWIGIGNAVIGSLLAWIVLGRRTRVMTKHLSSKTMPDFFGKRFDSKALRIAAALISFIFLIPYTSSVYNGLSRLFNMAFNIDYKICIIVMAALTCVYVILGGYMATVVNDLVQGIIMLFGITAVIATVLKNNGGFLTALTTLSQTESDLPVTAGMQGAFTSFFGPDPLNLFGVIILTSLGTWGLPQMVGKFYAIKDEKSVKAGTIISTIFAFIVAGGCYFLGGFARLYEDNSAIYKDDGSVMYDSIIPTMLDNLPTILVGVVIVLVLSASMSTLSSLVLTSSSTVTLDLIEQIKPKKNDDKKKREKTQLITMRLLLVFFILVSVLLSLNPPTFIAQLMGYSWGALAGAFLAPFLWGLYWKKTTKLSVWVCFIFGVGFTVANMFLKFIASPINAGAVTMVAGLIIVPLVSLITPKLAKEKVDSIFSCYDEKVTVEKRYSLPENAPADEA; this is encoded by the coding sequence ATGGATTTGGCAATCAAGATCATCTTCCTTGTCGTCTTTTTCGCTGTCATGATCGGTATCGGTCTTGTTACGCGCAAAAAGGCAAACAGCGTTGAAGGCTTCGTACTGGGCGGCAGAAATGCAGGCCCCTGGCTCACGGCTTTCGGTTACGGAACATCCTACTTTTCCGCAGTAGTATTCATCGGATATGCAGGACAGTTCGGTTGGAAATACGGTGTAGCATCAACCTGGATCGGAATCGGCAACGCAGTCATCGGTTCACTCCTCGCCTGGATCGTTTTGGGCAGAAGAACCAGAGTCATGACAAAGCACTTAAGCTCCAAGACGATGCCTGACTTCTTCGGCAAGAGATTTGACAGCAAGGCACTCAGAATCGCTGCTGCACTTATCTCCTTCATCTTCCTTATTCCTTATACATCATCAGTTTATAACGGCCTTTCAAGACTCTTTAATATGGCCTTCAACATCGACTACAAGATCTGCATCATCGTAATGGCAGCTCTTACATGCGTCTATGTTATCCTCGGCGGCTACATGGCAACTGTCGTAAACGACCTCGTTCAGGGCATCATCATGCTCTTCGGTATCACTGCTGTCATCGCTACTGTTCTTAAAAACAACGGTGGTTTCCTCACCGCACTTACAACACTTTCACAGACAGAATCCGACCTTCCCGTCACAGCAGGCATGCAGGGTGCATTCACATCCTTCTTCGGACCTGATCCCTTGAATCTCTTCGGTGTTATCATTCTTACTTCACTCGGTACATGGGGCCTTCCCCAGATGGTCGGTAAGTTCTATGCTATCAAGGACGAGAAGTCCGTTAAGGCAGGAACTATCATTTCCACCATCTTCGCATTCATCGTTGCAGGCGGCTGCTACTTCTTAGGCGGTTTCGCAAGACTTTACGAAGACAACTCTGCAATCTATAAGGATGACGGTTCCGTTATGTACGACTCCATCATCCCTACAATGCTCGACAACCTCCCTACGATCCTCGTAGGCGTAGTTATCGTTCTTGTTCTTTCCGCTTCAATGTCCACACTGTCTTCCCTCGTTCTCACATCGAGCTCGACAGTTACATTGGACCTCATTGAGCAGATCAAGCCCAAGAAGAACGACGACAAGAAGAAGAGAGAAAAGACACAGCTCATTACAATGCGTCTTCTCCTCGTATTCTTCATCCTCGTTTCCGTTCTCCTCTCACTTAACCCTCCGACGTTCATCGCTCAGCTCATGGGTTATTCATGGGGCGCACTCGCAGGAGCTTTCCTTGCACCTTTCCTCTGGGGTCTTTACTGGAAGAAGACAACAAAGCTCTCAGTTTGGGTCTGCTTCATCTTCGGTGTCGGCTTTACAGTTGCAAACATGTTCTTAAAGTTCATCGCATCTCCTATTAATGCCGGTGCGGTCACAATGGTTGCAGGTCTCATCATCGTACCTCTCGTAAGCCTTATCACACCTAAGCTCGCTAAGGAAAAGGTTGACAGCATCTTCTCCTGCTACGACGAAAAGGTCACAGTCGAAAAAAGATACTCTCTCCCTGAGAATGCTCCTGCAGACGAAGCCTGA
- a CDS encoding flavin reductase (DIM6/NTAB) family NADH-FMN oxidoreductase RutF, whose protein sequence is MEKCQRKSVDPKYSMCVQPSFIIGTNNEDGSDNFAPITWVSATQGEADGYYLVISMFGTKMTKQNVIRTGVLSANLVSRDMLPLMDYFGSKHAKDGKKNGISYGVSRGEVLDVPTLDTSRWVYECEVVRSVETGDSTTFFCRIRNIQMDERLSPKDIFDIDLTVLDPVIYSGKYHSLGEMLGEIGDFNKTDGM, encoded by the coding sequence ATGGAAAAGTGCCAGAGGAAATCAGTCGACCCTAAATATTCAATGTGCGTTCAGCCCTCTTTCATCATTGGAACAAATAATGAAGACGGATCTGATAATTTCGCACCTATCACCTGGGTCAGTGCAACGCAGGGCGAAGCTGACGGATATTACCTTGTCATAAGTATGTTCGGAACAAAAATGACCAAGCAGAATGTAATCAGGACAGGCGTACTAAGCGCAAATCTTGTGAGCAGGGACATGCTCCCGCTTATGGATTACTTCGGTTCAAAGCATGCAAAGGACGGGAAAAAGAACGGTATTTCATACGGTGTCAGCCGTGGGGAAGTCCTTGACGTACCGACACTTGATACGAGCAGATGGGTATATGAATGCGAAGTCGTAAGAAGCGTTGAAACCGGTGACTCAACCACGTTCTTCTGCCGGATAAGGAACATTCAGATGGATGAAAGGCTTTCTCCGAAAGACATTTTCGACATCGATCTGACAGTGCTTGATCCGGTCATTTATTCCGGAAAGTATCACAGTCTTGGTGAGATGCTCGGAGAGATCGGAGATTTTAATAAAACTGACGGAATGTAA
- a CDS encoding ATP-binding cassette subfamily B protein translates to MIPKLLKSLRQYKKDTILALVFIIGEVILEVLIPAITAPMVNSIKAGADMDEILKSGGLIAVAAIISLACGALAGTFSARASAGFAGNLRADIFSKVQKFSFGNIDKFSTSSLVTRMTTDITTVQNAFMMSIRIAVRAPLMFAFAIVMAFVSGGALATSFVIAVPVMGVGLIIIGKLAMPAFRAVFKKYDKLNESIEENVRGMRVVKGFAREEYEKEKFGNASSNIRFDFTKAEKIVGLNSPLMEMCMFFNTAFVLYIGSKLVIGGKGEIIDIGQMSALMTYGFQVLMSLMMISMIYVMLTMSLEAIRRIVEVLDEKPSISNPENPVMEVKDGSIDFTDVAFKYSENAARNALFDIDLHIDSGMSVGILGGTGSSKTTLIQLIPRLYDVTEGEVKVGGVPVKDYDIKTLRDAVSVVLQKNELFSGTIAENLRWGNENATDEELVAACKIAQADEFVSSFPDGYNTYIEQGGTNVSGGQKQRLCIARALIKRPKILILDDSTSAVDTRTDALIRKGFMEYIPETTKIIIAQRVASVQECDMIIIMDGGKIMGTGTHEELLKSSDIYREIYEEQTKGGSDNE, encoded by the coding sequence TTGATACCTAAATTATTGAAATCTTTGCGCCAGTATAAAAAGGATACGATCCTGGCACTCGTATTCATTATCGGCGAAGTAATTCTTGAAGTGCTCATTCCGGCTATAACGGCACCCATGGTCAACAGCATCAAGGCAGGTGCAGATATGGATGAGATCCTGAAATCGGGCGGACTTATTGCGGTTGCAGCAATTATCTCGCTCGCATGCGGCGCTCTTGCGGGCACATTTTCGGCCAGGGCTTCTGCAGGTTTTGCAGGTAATTTGAGAGCTGACATCTTTTCGAAAGTACAGAAATTCTCTTTCGGAAATATTGATAAGTTCTCCACATCATCTCTCGTCACGAGAATGACGACTGATATCACGACCGTCCAGAATGCTTTCATGATGTCGATCAGGATCGCTGTAAGAGCGCCCCTGATGTTTGCTTTCGCGATCGTTATGGCATTTGTCTCCGGCGGGGCACTCGCAACATCCTTTGTAATCGCAGTTCCCGTAATGGGCGTCGGACTTATAATAATCGGTAAGCTTGCAATGCCTGCTTTCCGTGCGGTTTTCAAGAAATACGACAAACTCAACGAATCTATCGAAGAGAACGTCCGCGGAATGCGCGTCGTAAAGGGATTTGCCAGAGAAGAATACGAAAAAGAAAAGTTCGGCAACGCTTCTTCTAATATCAGATTCGATTTTACAAAGGCTGAGAAGATCGTCGGTCTTAACTCGCCTCTCATGGAAATGTGCATGTTCTTCAACACCGCATTTGTCCTTTATATCGGTTCCAAACTGGTAATCGGAGGAAAAGGTGAGATCATCGACATCGGCCAGATGTCCGCATTGATGACATACGGTTTCCAGGTCCTCATGTCACTTATGATGATCTCAATGATCTACGTTATGCTCACGATGTCACTCGAAGCTATCAGACGTATCGTTGAGGTTTTGGATGAGAAACCTTCTATCAGCAATCCCGAAAATCCTGTTATGGAAGTCAAGGACGGCTCGATCGATTTCACGGATGTTGCATTTAAGTATTCTGAGAATGCTGCAAGAAACGCACTCTTTGATATCGATCTTCATATCGACAGCGGAATGTCCGTCGGTATCTTAGGCGGTACGGGTTCATCGAAGACCACATTGATCCAGCTCATTCCGAGGCTTTATGACGTAACTGAAGGCGAGGTCAAGGTCGGAGGTGTTCCTGTTAAGGATTACGACATCAAGACCTTGAGAGATGCCGTTTCCGTAGTATTGCAGAAGAACGAACTGTTTTCCGGCACCATTGCCGAGAACTTAAGATGGGGTAACGAGAACGCTACTGACGAAGAACTCGTTGCTGCATGCAAGATCGCTCAGGCAGATGAATTCGTATCATCTTTCCCTGACGGCTATAACACATATATCGAGCAGGGCGGAACCAACGTCTCCGGCGGACAGAAGCAGAGACTCTGTATTGCCAGAGCCCTTATCAAGCGCCCGAAGATCCTGATCTTAGACGACTCGACATCTGCAGTAGATACCAGGACCGATGCTTTGATCAGAAAGGGTTTCATGGAATATATTCCTGAAACAACGAAGATCATCATCGCTCAGAGAGTTGCTTCCGTACAGGAGTGCGACATGATCATCATCATGGACGGCGGCAAGATCATGGGCACAGGTACTCACGAAGAACTCCTCAAGTCGAGCGATATCTACCGTGAGATCTACGAAGAACAGACGAAGGGAGGATCAGACAATGAGTGA
- a CDS encoding ATP-binding cassette subfamily B protein codes for MSEKTNAPKKPVEAAPAPGGRRRGAASMSQVIGSMGNLKRAMKYYIKCSPALFGVIVFCALFGAVTAAAPGIFLQKVTEVIQDTFQSGDWIAARPRILALVIPLICIYIVAVSLSVLQSQLQAHLTQNFMHRLRTDLFNKMQSLPLKYFDTHKHGDIMSHYTNDIDTLRQMVSMALPTIIRAGVVVLAVFIIMISYSIWMTLIVIVGIIAMMVITGKVGAGSAKYFIRQQKAIAATEGFVQEIMNGQKVVKVFNHEEKVTSEFNKVNDGLIEDSAKANTYANILAPIINNIGNIVYVLLAVGGGLMIAFGTPNLSLSGKAFDITILVSFLNMSKQFMGNINQLTMQMNAIVMAGAGAQRIFDLLDQEPEADNGYVTLVNANIAADGTITESEHKTGHWAWKHPHQADGTITYTELKGDVLLDSVDFGYTPEKQVLYDVSVFAKPGQKVAFVGATGAGKTTITNLINRFYDIADGKIRYDGINVNKIKKKDLRRSLGLVLQETNLFTGTVMENIRYGKLDATDEECKEAAKLAGAADFIERLPEGYNTMLTNNGSNFSQGQRQLLAIARAAVADPPVMILDEATSSIDTRTEAIVQRGMDKLMEGRTVFVIAHRLSTVMNSDVIMVLDHGKIIERGSHDQLIAEKGTYYQLYTGAFELE; via the coding sequence ATGAGTGAAAAGACTAATGCTCCCAAAAAGCCCGTAGAAGCAGCACCCGCACCCGGCGGAAGACGCAGAGGCGCAGCATCGATGTCACAGGTTATCGGATCCATGGGTAACCTCAAGAGAGCAATGAAGTATTACATCAAGTGCTCTCCGGCTCTCTTCGGAGTTATCGTTTTCTGTGCGCTTTTCGGTGCCGTTACGGCAGCAGCTCCGGGTATCTTCCTCCAGAAAGTAACCGAAGTTATCCAGGATACATTCCAGTCGGGTGACTGGATCGCAGCAAGACCCAGAATACTCGCTCTTGTAATACCGCTTATCTGCATCTATATCGTCGCTGTATCTTTAAGCGTCCTCCAGTCACAGCTTCAGGCGCATCTGACACAGAACTTCATGCACAGGTTAAGAACTGACCTGTTCAACAAGATGCAGTCCCTGCCGCTCAAATATTTCGATACGCACAAGCACGGCGATATCATGAGCCATTATACGAACGACATCGATACCTTAAGACAGATGGTATCAATGGCACTGCCTACGATCATCAGAGCAGGTGTCGTTGTTCTTGCGGTATTCATCATCATGATCTCTTACAGCATCTGGATGACGCTTATCGTTATCGTCGGAATCATCGCAATGATGGTCATCACCGGTAAAGTCGGCGCAGGTTCTGCAAAGTACTTCATAAGACAGCAGAAAGCTATTGCCGCTACAGAAGGTTTTGTCCAGGAGATCATGAACGGACAGAAAGTCGTTAAGGTATTTAACCACGAGGAGAAAGTCACATCTGAATTCAACAAGGTCAACGACGGTCTTATCGAAGACAGTGCGAAAGCAAATACCTACGCAAACATTCTGGCTCCTATCATCAACAATATCGGCAACATCGTTTACGTCCTTCTCGCAGTAGGCGGCGGTCTCATGATCGCGTTCGGCACACCGAACCTGTCTCTGTCAGGAAAGGCTTTCGATATCACGATCCTGGTTTCTTTCCTTAACATGAGCAAGCAGTTCATGGGCAACATCAACCAGCTCACGATGCAGATGAACGCCATTGTTATGGCAGGCGCAGGTGCCCAGAGAATCTTCGATCTTCTCGATCAGGAGCCTGAAGCTGACAACGGCTATGTAACTCTCGTTAATGCCAATATCGCAGCTGACGGAACGATCACAGAATCCGAGCACAAGACCGGCCACTGGGCATGGAAGCATCCTCACCAGGCAGACGGAACGATCACATATACTGAACTTAAGGGTGATGTATTGCTTGATTCTGTTGACTTCGGTTACACTCCCGAAAAGCAGGTCCTTTACGATGTATCCGTTTTCGCAAAGCCGGGCCAGAAGGTCGCATTCGTAGGTGCTACAGGCGCAGGCAAGACCACGATTACAAACCTCATCAACCGCTTCTACGATATTGCTGACGGTAAGATCCGATACGACGGAATCAACGTCAACAAGATCAAGAAGAAGGACTTAAGAAGATCATTGGGTCTCGTTCTGCAGGAGACAAACCTCTTTACAGGTACGGTCATGGAGAATATCCGTTACGGCAAGCTCGACGCTACTGATGAAGAGTGCAAGGAAGCTGCAAAGCTCGCAGGCGCTGCTGACTTTATCGAGCGTCTCCCTGAAGGTTATAACACGATGCTTACAAACAACGGTTCCAACTTCTCACAGGGCCAGAGACAGCTCTTGGCTATTGCCAGAGCAGCAGTTGCAGATCCGCCGGTAATGATCCTTGATGAGGCTACATCTTCGATCGATACACGTACGGAAGCAATCGTTCAGCGCGGCATGGATAAGCTCATGGAAGGCAGAACGGTATTCGTTATCGCACACCGCTTATCTACCGTAATGAACTCCGATGTCATCATGGTTTTGGATCACGGTAAGATCATCGAGCGCGGTTCACACGACCAGTTGATCGCAGAGAAGGGTACGTATTATCAGCTGTATACCGGCGCATTCGAGCTCGAGTGA
- a CDS encoding acyl-CoA synthetase (AMP-forming)/AMP-acid ligase II has translation MPVMDLLRRNAREHGDEVALVELNPTMEDTRKISFKEFDLVQQTKSMPYRHEITWQIFDEKSNRVANMLLGRGIKKGDKVAILMFNCLEWLPIYFGILKTGAIAVPFNFRYTANEISYCADLAEISVMFFGPEFVDRLNINAEELTKDRLLLYVGDGQAPEFAENYWQQVADYSSKDPMIELTEEDYAAIYFSSGTTGFPKAILHPHRSLTQAAEMEAVHHETGKNDCFLCIPPLYHTGAKFHWMGSLWTCSKAVLLKGTKPDVILKAVSDEQCTIVWLLVPWAQDILDALDRGELKLSDYKLDQWRLMHIGAQPVPPSLIRHWKDYFPNHQYDTNYGLSESTGPGCVHLGLANTHKVGAIGVPGYRWECKIVDEEGNIVPQGEVGELCVKGPGVMLEYYRNPEATKETLRDGWLFTGDMARQDEDGFYFLVDRKKDVIVSGGENIYPVEIENFLQEYPKVKDVAVIGLPDKRLGEITGAIVEIEPGSGCTVEELEKFCTQLPRYKRPKQIILADVPRNATGKIEKPVLRKRYGAERLVEQENQS, from the coding sequence ATGCCTGTAATGGATTTATTGAGACGCAACGCACGTGAACACGGCGATGAAGTAGCTCTCGTAGAACTTAACCCGACAATGGAAGATACAAGAAAGATCTCTTTTAAGGAGTTCGACCTTGTACAGCAGACAAAGTCCATGCCTTACCGTCACGAGATCACATGGCAGATCTTCGACGAAAAGTCCAACAGAGTTGCAAACATGCTCCTGGGCAGAGGCATCAAAAAAGGCGACAAAGTTGCCATCCTTATGTTCAACTGCCTTGAATGGCTTCCTATCTATTTCGGTATCTTAAAGACAGGTGCCATCGCAGTTCCTTTTAACTTCAGATACACAGCAAACGAGATTTCTTACTGTGCGGATCTGGCCGAGATCTCAGTTATGTTCTTCGGTCCTGAATTCGTAGACAGACTTAATATCAATGCAGAAGAACTCACAAAGGACAGACTTCTCCTCTATGTAGGCGACGGTCAGGCTCCCGAGTTCGCAGAAAATTACTGGCAGCAGGTTGCTGACTATTCCAGCAAAGATCCCATGATCGAGCTTACGGAAGAAGACTATGCTGCTATCTACTTCTCATCCGGTACGACAGGATTCCCTAAGGCTATCCTTCACCCTCACAGAAGCCTTACACAGGCAGCTGAGATGGAAGCTGTCCACCATGAGACAGGCAAGAATGACTGCTTCCTCTGCATCCCGCCCCTCTATCACACAGGTGCTAAATTTCACTGGATGGGTTCTTTGTGGACTTGCTCCAAGGCTGTCCTTTTGAAGGGCACAAAGCCTGATGTTATCTTAAAGGCTGTATCAGACGAGCAGTGCACGATCGTATGGCTCCTGGTACCGTGGGCTCAGGACATCCTCGATGCATTGGACAGAGGCGAACTGAAGCTCTCTGATTACAAGCTCGATCAGTGGCGTCTCATGCACATCGGCGCACAGCCCGTACCTCCGTCACTGATCCGTCACTGGAAGGATTACTTCCCGAATCATCAGTACGATACAAACTACGGTCTCTCTGAATCAACCGGTCCAGGCTGCGTTCACTTGGGACTCGCAAATACACACAAGGTCGGTGCAATTGGCGTTCCCGGTTACCGCTGGGAGTGCAAGATCGTTGACGAAGAAGGCAATATCGTTCCTCAGGGCGAGGTCGGTGAGCTCTGCGTCAAGGGCCCCGGCGTAATGCTCGAATACTATAGAAACCCTGAAGCAACAAAGGAAACATTAAGAGACGGATGGCTCTTTACCGGCGACATGGCACGCCAGGATGAAGACGGTTTCTATTTCCTCGTTGACCGTAAGAAGGACGTTATCGTATCAGGCGGCGAGAACATCTACCCTGTCGAGATCGAAAACTTTCTCCAGGAATATCCGAAGGTAAAGGACGTTGCAGTTATCGGACTTCCCGATAAGAGATTGGGCGAGATCACAGGCGCTATCGTTGAGATCGAACCCGGCAGCGGCTGCACCGTTGAAGAACTCGAAAAGTTCTGCACCCAGCTGCCCCGTTACAAGAGACCGAAGCAGATCATCTTAGCTGACGTTCCGAGAAACGCTACAGGTAAGATCGAAAAGCCCGTTCTCCGTAAGAGATACGGAGCTGAGAGGCTTGTAGAACAGGAAAACCAGTCTTAA